From one Malus sylvestris chromosome 1, drMalSylv7.2, whole genome shotgun sequence genomic stretch:
- the LOC126629220 gene encoding uncharacterized protein LOC126629220 → MSSIISSVFSIFLLFLSMHECEARYIVLVPQGFGAPFQPSSKGLLNVEKFKTLGMDSSKGFVMKEDDEAEKVHGRAITSTTTQNPNETKDSKTTTPPSVNEVKYTSRGQKSGMEHAGSEILESLGHMVGLLKATSPTTKKEARRRALSGKEAVNYNSDDRVEDNVVHTDYNPPHSTPPIHNRKT, encoded by the exons ATGTCGAGTATCATATCTTCTGTTTTCTCGATCTTTCTTCTGTTTCTTTCCATGCATGAATGTGAGGCTCGCTATATCGTGCTTGTCCCTCAGGGTTTTGGAGCACCATTCCAACCTTCCAGCAAG GGTCTGTTAAATGTGGAGAAGTTTAAAACACTTGGAATGGATTCCAGTAAAGGATTCGTTATGAAGGAAGATGATGAAGCTGAAAAGGTTCATGGTAGAGCAATCACTAGTACTACTACTCAAAACCCAAATGAAACAAAGGACTCAAAGACTACTACTCCTCCTTCTGTAAATGAAGTGAAGTACACTAGCAGAGGACAAAAATCAG GGATGGAACATGCCGGAAGTGAGATTCTAGAGTCTCTTGGTCACATGGTGGGCTTGCTTAAAGCAACAAGTCCTACTACTAAAAAG GAAGCGAGGAGGAGAGCTTTATCTGGTAAAGAAGCCGTAAATTACAACAGTGATGACAGAGTAGAAGATAATGTGGTGCATACAGATTACAACCCACCACATTCGACACCACCCATTCACAACAGAAAAACTTAA